The Methanothermobacter sp. CaT2 DNA window CCTTTATGATGATGGGGTAGCCGATTGAATCAGCTATCTCAGCGGCCTCGTCCGGGTCGCTCACACCCTTATCGGTTCCAGGGATTACAGGGACCCCTGCCTTCTTCATGAGCTTCTTTGATGTTATCTTATCTCCCATGGCCTCGATGACGGAACCTTTGGGACCTATCAGTTTGATTCCGTGTTTCTCACACTCCTCCCCAAGCTTAGGGTTCTCTGCCAGGAAACCGTAACCTGGATGGATGGCCTCGGCACCGCTTTCCTCGGCAACATCGATTATCCTGTCTATTTGCAGGTAGCTCTGGGATGGAGATGGTTTACCTATTTCGTATGCCTCATCGGCGTACCTTGTAAAGAGCGCATTCTTATCTGCTTCGGAATAAACAGCCACGCTTTTTATTCCTAGCTCCCTGCATGCGCGCATAACTCTTATTGCTATTTCACCACGGTTTGCAACGAGGATTTTGCTGAACATCTGACCGCACCCTGAAATTTATAACACATATATATTGTATTGGGGTAACTCTTTTTAAGTCTACCACCTTCAGTTATGGTACCATGAGGAGAAAGAGACAACTTGAGATGCTTCTTGAGAGAGTCCCTCCCCACCCCCGCCCTGACCCGGGTCTTGAACAGTACCTCACCCCGGCCCCTCTGGCCGCTGAGGTCCTCTGGGCAGCCAGGGACATGGGGGATATTGGGGGAAGAACCGTTGCGGACCTTGGATGCGGTACGGGTATCCTGGGCATTGGGGCGGCAGTTCTTGGTGCAGAGATGGTTTACTGTGTGGATGTGGATGCAGGGGCCCTTGAGCTTGCGGAAGGTGTGGCAGAGGATCTGGGGCTTGGGAACATCCGGTTCATTGAGGCTGATGTCCGTGATTATGATGACCTGGTTAAGGTCACAGGGAGAGTTGATACTGTAATCCAGAATCCCCCCTTCGGTTCACAGGAGAGGGCTGATAGGGGTGCCGACAGGGTTTTCATGGAGGCGGCATCAGCCATGGGGAGGGCTGTGTACTCATTCCATATGGCCGGATCTGAGGACTTTGTGAGGCGCTACTATGAGGGGTTGGGGGGGAGGGTGACCCACAGATTCAGGGCCGAATTCCCTATACGCCGCACCTACAGTTTCCACAGAATGGAGGTCTCCACGGTGGATGTTGTGGTGGTAAGGGTTGTTTTTGTGTGATCCCCTGGCTGGTGGTTTGCTGGCTGATGCTGTGGGTGTTTTTATGGTGATGTTTTCAGAGGATACCTTGATTTCCATGAATTGCTGAACGATGGAGTGACCCTGGGGATTCCGCCGGGTTTTATCCTGCCCACCCACGGACCT harbors:
- a CDS encoding METTL5 family protein; translated protein: MRRKRQLEMLLERVPPHPRPDPGLEQYLTPAPLAAEVLWAARDMGDIGGRTVADLGCGTGILGIGAAVLGAEMVYCVDVDAGALELAEGVAEDLGLGNIRFIEADVRDYDDLVKVTGRVDTVIQNPPFGSQERADRGADRVFMEAASAMGRAVYSFHMAGSEDFVRRYYEGLGGRVTHRFRAEFPIRRTYSFHRMEVSTVDVVVVRVVFV